CCAATCGCAGCAAAGGACACTTGATGGGGTACAGAAAGCGGATGGTAACACCATCTGCAAAGAACTTGGGGAAAGGGGGCTAGCTGGCAAATGTGAGGACACACGAACCCCTGGGATGGCAAAAGCGGTAACTGAGAAATGAGGCTACTGGCCTGTGCAGGTGAAAAGATTGTGTACTATGGGGCGCAGTCCCTTTGGAGTTTGCACTTGTTTGGGGGCTTTTTCACAAAATGACTGCTCTGGAAGTTAAGCTTTATATTATTTAGAATTCTAGCAAATCATATTTAGCCACACATGGAACGATTTCCCTTCCTGCTTGGTCAGAATTTCAATGCTTTTCTGTGTCCGTTATCGGTcggtctttcttttttctttcagggTTCAACAGAAGCGCATATTTGATACTGTCAGAGTTGCCAACGTTGCCCGTGGTCGTTCCGCTTTGTGTCCTGCCCCGCTAcccattccagggtcaaatcgtTCAAGTGTTGTCATGACAGCAAAGCCTTTCCATTCTGACTTGAGGCAGGTGGAAGGAAAGACGACTCCGTCTCAGAAGACCAGCTCAGAGAACCTTTCCAAGTAAGAAGTCATATCCACCAGCACTGATTTCACTTCCCTGGGTGCAATTACTTATGTAGCCAAATCAGTACAATCCATGCGCAAGAAGGATGTTAGCAGCCTGCTTGGGGGGGAATCCTGAGGTTTGCagaggtcttttttaaaaaaaaatgctaaacaaaaccaaacaaaccccaaaaggGTGGGAAGCCACAACTCAACTCAGCCCAATGAGAATTGAACTTGCTTAGTGTAGATAGAATGAACTTGTTGGGGAGAGAGTTACTattatcatgttgttgttgtttagtcatgtctgactctttgtgaccccatggaccagagcacgccaggcactcctgtcttccacagcctctcgcagtttggtcaaactcatgctggtagctttgagaacactgtccaaccatctcatcctctgttgtcccctaaccctccatctttcccaacgtcagggtcttttccagggagtcttctcttttcatgaggtggccaaagtattggagcctcagcttcacggtctgtccttccagtgagcactcagggctgatttccttaagaatggagaggtttgatcttcttgcagtccatcggactctcaagagtcttctccagcaccataattcaaaagcatcaattcttcggcgatcagccttctttatggtccagctctcacttccatacatcactactgggaaaaccatagcttttactatacggacctttgtcggcaaggtgatgtctctgctttttaagatgctgtctaggtttctatTATCATAGGTAACACTAAAATGTACGGATCTACCGCCACCCACCGGCCATTCCTGTTTTAacacaattattttatttgtgtgtacAAACTTGTAATTCCTGTGAGAACCCTAACCTGGTATGTTGTaaacagacatttaaaaaaacaacaacccaaaccctcaaagcagtaaATGCAAGATGAATAAAACAACTTGGTGGAACAAACCCATTAGCAATGCAGCACTGAAGGCAGTTAAAACAGGGAAGTAGTCACGGGTACAATTATTGTGTGGCAGAAGGGAGTTCATTCAGTAGGGAGTATGGTTGAGCAACAAAGAGGAAGACCATTTTGATTCTTCTGCACAGACTTCCTTGGTGGTGGGCATGCTATTCTCAAGCCTGCATCCATTATTGATGGAAAGCTCTGTTTTCTCCTGTGAAATGATGACATTCCAATGTTGCAGAGAGACTTCGCACCCATACTAGATGAAGTTTCGTGCAAATTACTACCGGTAGAGTAGCACCACTAATTCAGCCTATAGTAACATCTGGTGTTAAATGTGGTTTTCAACTGCAcccatctactatatattttggaaagttttttCTCTGCTTGCTATGCAATTGGACGTTTTAACCAAAGTGGCTCATGAGATAAAGGAGTAGATTTTCATCTCATCTTGGGAGAAGGGAAACTGtcaagctcccttgttatttttgctgttgGATGTCATGAATGCAACCTTGTTATAGTTACAGTTTCGTATGCTtttatacttgttgttgttttattatgttgttattaagttgttttgctgtgtttgatttcaaaatgcatttctgtttcctttgttgtaagccactttgagcgtGATTCTTTTTGTGGAAaatcagcatacaaataaaatgaatgatctCTGGGCACCAGTTTCAATCTAAATAGCAGacagaacctttcaaaactgccctgatttcaaaactgccctGATTTTTTGGTTTCCTAGAATTCAGAGCAATGCTAGGTACAAGGCATCTATAAAGTGAAGTTGACAGACTATATATTGACCTCTCTTCTATTTGCGAAGAGATAAGTGATAataacattttgtattttttgtactTTCAGCAGGGAAGCTCAAAAACTCAGCCATCCTGGCATCCCTGGACAAAATGACTTAGCCACTGCTCTACACAGACTTTCCCTCCGTCGGCAGAACTACTTGAGCGAAAAGCAGTTCTTTGAAGAGGAATGGGAGCGCCAGATGTCTTTGCTGACTGACCAGAAAGAAGAATTTAGTGGCTGTAGCACCCCAGTGGAGAGCTGCCTTTCATTGGGGAGCAGTACAGAACTGACTGATTTCTCTGGTACCTCCAGCAACAGCTTACGTTCCCTCCTCCCAGACAAACTGCAGATTGTCAAGCCCCTCGAAGGTAAGGTGAAGACAGTctctgctctctccctctccaatgaaaacagctCTTCcctatattgttgtttagtcgtttagtcgtgtccgactctttgtgaccccatggaccagagcacgccaggcactcctgtcttccactgcctcccgcagtttggtcagactcacgtttgtagcttcgagaacaatgtccaaccatcttgtcctctgtcgtccccttctccttgtgccctccatctttcccaacgtcagggtcttttccagggagtcttctcttctcatgaggtggccaaagtattggagcctcagcttcaagatctgtccttccagtgagcactcagggctgatttccttaagaatggatacgtttgatcttcttgcagtccatgggactctcaagagtctcctccagcaccataattcaaaagcatcaattcttcggcgatcagccttctttatggtccagctctcacttccatacatcactactggggaaacaatagctttaactatacggacctttgttggcaaggtgatgtctctgctttttaagatgctgtctaggtttgccatcacctttctcccaaggagcaggcgtcttttaaaatctctcactgcctccatttcttccccttctctttgccaggaggtgatgggcccagtggccatgatcttcgtttttttgatgttgagcttcagacctaTATAGAGACGTGTGTAATAAAGACAATAGAAatagacctgggttcaaatcttagATTTCCAGTCACTGACATGGCCTGAGCCAGGTTGTCTTCTCCCAGAAAACTCTTCTGTTATCAGGCTGGGTTGCTGGTTAAACATGCTTGACATCGGAAGGCTCCACAGGAGCAGCTTGCTCCCCCTTTAGACTGCTGTTCATCCGAAGTGCATGCTGGAGACAGAAATAACTTTTGCGTTAAAACATCATTTGGCACAACTTACTTTTCATTGGCCTACCTGCAGCTGCTGATCTTTTCTGCAttgctctcccccccacccccaccctattTTATGGAAAACTGGGCACAGCCCTTAGGCTTACTTCCCTATCAGTAAAACAGAAGTAACAAGTTCTTACCTCATAGTGTTTGTGGGAACGAACAGCTAAAGAAATTTAATCATTTATGCTTGCTGAAATTTAACTGATTACCCAAAGTAGTTCTAACTATATTTATGCCATCGTCTCTCTCTTACATTTCTGTGTCAGGGGCAAATGTATCCTCTGTTTTAAAGTCAAATGTGAGTTAAACTTAATGCTATATTCTTTTTTCTGTGGATATTGTAttgtataatattttttaaaaaattcttactACTTCACCAAACTTTTATgaggcattacaaatataggccatcataaatCACCCATATACCCTGTTTCCCCCAAAGTAagacatcccctgaaaataagacctacttccagttttgcctctcgctGTAATATAAGGCCTCCCCCGAATATAAGGCCTCCCCGATAATAAGGCCACCCCGGAATATAAGGCCCCCAAAGCCTTATACCTTAATGCATTGTACCGTATACAGGTAATaaatttccttttcttcttcttcttcttcttcttttttgttcaaCAGTAAATGTGTACCATattcttcttcatggaaaaataagacattcccctgaaaataagacctagcgcatctttgggagcaaaaattaatataagacactgtcttatttttggggaaacagggtataaatttttaaaatatattcaaataattattacaaaattttaaataaatgagtaaaacgTAAGGAAAAGCCTGTTAGGATATTTGTCATCACCTTTTAAAATCCTCCCAATCTGAATTTCCTTTACATCCAGTGAATTTCTCTTTCTCaatgaagttttttaaaaaataagattctATAGCTGGCTGCCTGGGATTATGCTAAGGAAGAACTCTGCCCATTTTGACATTTGTTTGTGCTCTCTTAGGTTCTCAGACCCTGTTCCATTGGCAACAGTTGGCTCAGCCTCACCTCGGCACAATTCTCGACCCACGCCCCGGCGTTGTGACAAAAGGTTTCACACCACTGTCTGAAGCTGACGGCTACCACCTCTCTGATTTTGAAGAAGACGAGGAAGAGAGGGATGAAGGCATAACCTTCCAAGTGCAGCAGTCCCCTCTTGAGGAAAAGAAACTCACAGTGCCAAAGTCATTGGCAGGAATCTTTCTTCCACCTACTAATTTAGCAACGGTTTCCCTAGCTGGTAAGGGCTGTAACaattgtggttgttgttgcttagaTTTATATCTAAACATCATAAAATCTCGGGGCAGTTCGCAGATCAGTACTTGGCTGATCTGATCTCTTACTGTGACAGCTCTCCCTTAGAAGAATAGTTTCCCCCCCTTTACTAagtcaggtttttatttttattcctttttttgtcCTGCTAGTCTGTTCTCCATCTCCTTTTCATctgatgtgtttttatttatattttagctTCAAATCCAGGAAAATGTCTCTCATCTACAAACTCTACATTTACTTTTACCACCTGTAGGATCCTCCATCCATCCGATATCACTCAGGTCACCCCCAGGTAAGAAGTTTGGTGGTCACCTCAGAATTCTGCTTGCCAtcaaatgagagccagtgtggtgtagtgtttaagagcggtagactcgtaatctggtgaactgggttcgcgtctccactcctccacatgcagctgctgggtgaccttgggctagtcacacttctttgaagtctctcagcccctctcacctcacagagtgtttgttgtgggggaggaagggaaaggagaatgttagccgctttgagactgcttgttgttgtttagttgtgtccgacttttcgtgaccccatggaccagagcacgccagacacttagggtagtgataaagcgggatatcaaatcgaaACTCTTCTTCTATATCCAAGTGAGCCATAATTTTGTATTTAGCTGCACAGAACGGTTATGCATTTAGCTAATTGCAGTTACCTTTTCATGTTTTAAAACTTTTGAAAAGGGATAGGAACAGGGAAGGAAAAAGGAGAGATGATTTGTGGGATGTTGCTGGTAAAGAAAAGGTGTGACGAGGACTTTGGAGCCTTGTTACAGCACATAGAAGTCCTGCCCTTCATTTCTGAAagctttctgcttttgttttgcccTTGGTATAGCGAATGTAATTTTCTCTTGCTTTGTTTTCTAGTGCTTCATATGCCCCTTTGTGCTCTGGAAGTGGCAGCAGTTCAAGCAGTACAGTCACAAGCTCCCCATCCGCGTCCTACAGGCTTAGTATTGGAGAATTCCTGACAAGCACAAGAGACTCGACCATCACTTTCAGTACAAGCTTAGCTAAGCTTCTGCAAGAGCAAGGCATCTCAGCCAAGGTCTACAACAGTCCAGTCTTGGAGAAAGCGCCGCCGTTTCAGTCTCTCAAGATACTTGCCGTTCCCTCAACGCCGCCCAATTCTCCTCTGCATTCCCCTTGTCCTTCCCCTTTGCCGTTTGAGTCCCGAGTAAACGCGTCCGAAAACTTTTTGGCCTCTCGGCCCGCCGAAACGTTATTGCAGGAGATGTACGGACAGAAAACCTCTAATCCTCCCGATGCAGGACAGCTGAAGATGAACCTGGTGGAGAGACTGAAGAAGCTGGGCATTGTCCGAGCTGTCAAACAGCCGGAGGCAGGGGACAGTGGGAAGGTTCAGGGGGCCAAGAGTGGTCTCCACCGGCCTGACTCTGCTGCATATGTAAGTGCAGGCAGCAATCTGATGGGTGGGCTGAGAAGGAACCACAGCCTTCCCGTCTTGATCGGGGCACTTGGAGGTCCAGTGAGCACATCCTCCGCAAAAATGGGAATTCTAGAGGAGAACTGAGCAGTTCACCACGGTTGACCTTTAGCAGAGGAAATAATACAAAATGCATGGACCTGGGGATGTAGGTTAAGAGGAGGTTTAAAAAGAGGTTGTTGTAGGAGGCTGGTATATGGCTAAAGTAGGGGAGGGAGGACTTTGCATGGAGTATGGAAAAGAAGTCATACATTTTAAGcgagaggaggaaaaggaaggaaaccaaAGTTCAGTTTTGAGAGCACTGAAATTTCTCATCGTCCCTCATGATCAATAGGAGGGCAGCACAAACAAATTCATTGCATTTTCAAGCTTTGTATGGAACAGTAAATATCTACGCAAGTCC
The Podarcis muralis chromosome 1, rPodMur119.hap1.1, whole genome shotgun sequence DNA segment above includes these coding regions:
- the TRAK2 gene encoding trafficking kinesin-binding protein 2 isoform X3; this translates as MALDNRDMNQNEELLTAVTLQALLELPPSSLAGPRKHAQVLGTDRRELVTNNCNDVEVVTHLLAERDRDLELAARIGQALLKRNHILTEQNEALEEQLGQAFDKVHQLQHELTKKDELLRVVSIASEESETDSSCSTPLRFNESFNLSQSLLQLDILQDKLRELEEENISLRTKACHLKTETMTYEEKEQQLVSDCVKEIRETNAQIARMSEELARKNEELLQYQEEISSLLSQIVDLQHKIKEHVIEKEELKLHLQASKDAQRQLTAELHDLQERSAECLGMLHESQEEAKGLRSKASHAALLCRPQSCGAFPVESLAAEIEGTMRRELSLDEESLSKQKVQQKRIFDTVRVANVARGRSALCPAPLPIPGSNRSSVVMTAKPFHSDLRQVEGKTTPSQKTSSENLSNREAQKLSHPGIPGQNDLATALHRLSLRRQNYLSEKQFFEEEWERQMSLLTDQKEEFSGCSTPVESCLSLGSSTELTDFSGTSSNSLRSLLPDKLQIVKPLEGSQTLFHWQQLAQPHLGTILDPRPGVVTKGFTPLSEADGYHLSDFEEDEEERDEGITFQVQQSPLEEKKLTVPKSLAGIFLPPTNLATVSLAASNPGKCLSSTNSTFTFTTCRILHPSDITQVTPSASYAPLCSGSGSSSSSTVTSSPSASYRLSIGEFLTSTRDSTITFSTSLAKLLQEQGISAKVYNSPVLEKAPPFQSLKILAVPSTPPNSPLHSPCPSPLPFESRVNASENFLASRPAETLLQEMYGQKTSNPPDAGQLKMNLVERLKKLGIVRAVKQPEAGDSGKVQGAKSGLHRPDSAAYVSAGSNLMGGLRRNHSLPVLIGALGGPVSTSSAKMGILEEN
- the TRAK2 gene encoding trafficking kinesin-binding protein 2 isoform X5 — its product is MALDNRDMNQNEELLTAVTLQVLGTDRRELVTNNCNDVEVVTHLLAERDRDLELAARIGQALLKRNHILTEQNEALEEQLGQAFDKVHQLQHELTKKDELLRVVSIASEESETDSSCSTPLRFNESFNLSQSLLQLDILQDKLRELEEENISLRTKACHLKTETMTYEEKEQQLVSDCVKEIRETNAQIARMSEELARKNEELLQYQEEISSLLSQIVDLQHKIKEHVIEKEELKLHLQASKDAQRQLTAELHDLQERSAECLGMLHESQEEAKGLRSKASHAALLCRPQSCGAFPVESLAAEIEGTMRRELSLDEESLSKQKVQQKRIFDTVRVANVARGRSALCPAPLPIPGSNRSSVVMTAKPFHSDLRQVEGKTTPSQKTSSENLSNREAQKLSHPGIPGQNDLATALHRLSLRRQNYLSEKQFFEEEWERQMSLLTDQKEEFSGCSTPVESCLSLGSSTELTDFSGTSSNSLRSLLPDKLQIVKPLEGSQTLFHWQQLAQPHLGTILDPRPGVVTKGFTPLSEADGYHLSDFEEDEEERDEGITFQVQQSPLEEKKLTVPKSLAGIFLPPTNLATVSLAASNPGKCLSSTNSTFTFTTCRILHPSDITQVTPSASYAPLCSGSGSSSSSTVTSSPSASYRLSIGEFLTSTRDSTITFSTSLAKLLQEQGISAKVYNSPVLEKAPPFQSLKILAVPSTPPNSPLHSPCPSPLPFESRVNASENFLASRPAETLLQEMYGQKTSNPPDAGQLKMNLVERLKKLGIVRAVKQPEAGDSGKVQGAKSGLHRPDSAAYVSAGSNLMGGLRRNHSLPVLIGALGGPVSTSSAKMGILEEN
- the TRAK2 gene encoding trafficking kinesin-binding protein 2 isoform X1, encoding MNFNHRDSENITDVCPNEDLAEVELVSMLEEQLPQYKLRVDSLCLSENADWTQSPGRHSHVSEISSPVLSEETIRYMTLLELPPSSLAGPRKHAQVLGTDRRELVTNNCNDVEVVTHLLAERDRDLELAARIGQALLKRNHILTEQNEALEEQLGQAFDKVHQLQHELTKKDELLRVVSIASEESETDSSCSTPLRFNESFNLSQSLLQLDILQDKLRELEEENISLRTKACHLKTETMTYEEKEQQLVSDCVKEIRETNAQIARMSEELARKNEELLQYQEEISSLLSQIVDLQHKIKEHVIEKEELKLHLQASKDAQRQLTAELHDLQERSAECLGMLHESQEEAKGLRSKASHAALLCRPQSCGAFPVESLAAEIEGTMRRELSLDEESLSKQKVQQKRIFDTVRVANVARGRSALCPAPLPIPGSNRSSVVMTAKPFHSDLRQVEGKTTPSQKTSSENLSNREAQKLSHPGIPGQNDLATALHRLSLRRQNYLSEKQFFEEEWERQMSLLTDQKEEFSGCSTPVESCLSLGSSTELTDFSGTSSNSLRSLLPDKLQIVKPLEGSQTLFHWQQLAQPHLGTILDPRPGVVTKGFTPLSEADGYHLSDFEEDEEERDEGITFQVQQSPLEEKKLTVPKSLAGIFLPPTNLATVSLAASNPGKCLSSTNSTFTFTTCRILHPSDITQVTPSASYAPLCSGSGSSSSSTVTSSPSASYRLSIGEFLTSTRDSTITFSTSLAKLLQEQGISAKVYNSPVLEKAPPFQSLKILAVPSTPPNSPLHSPCPSPLPFESRVNASENFLASRPAETLLQEMYGQKTSNPPDAGQLKMNLVERLKKLGIVRAVKQPEAGDSGKVQGAKSGLHRPDSAAYVSAGSNLMGGLRRNHSLPVLIGALGGPVSTSSAKMGILEEN
- the TRAK2 gene encoding trafficking kinesin-binding protein 2 isoform X2; its protein translation is MNFNHRDSENITDVCPNEDLAEVELVSMLEEQLPQYKLRVDSLCLSENADWTQSPGRHSHVSEISSPVLSEETIRYMILGTDRRELVTNNCNDVEVVTHLLAERDRDLELAARIGQALLKRNHILTEQNEALEEQLGQAFDKVHQLQHELTKKDELLRVVSIASEESETDSSCSTPLRFNESFNLSQSLLQLDILQDKLRELEEENISLRTKACHLKTETMTYEEKEQQLVSDCVKEIRETNAQIARMSEELARKNEELLQYQEEISSLLSQIVDLQHKIKEHVIEKEELKLHLQASKDAQRQLTAELHDLQERSAECLGMLHESQEEAKGLRSKASHAALLCRPQSCGAFPVESLAAEIEGTMRRELSLDEESLSKQKVQQKRIFDTVRVANVARGRSALCPAPLPIPGSNRSSVVMTAKPFHSDLRQVEGKTTPSQKTSSENLSNREAQKLSHPGIPGQNDLATALHRLSLRRQNYLSEKQFFEEEWERQMSLLTDQKEEFSGCSTPVESCLSLGSSTELTDFSGTSSNSLRSLLPDKLQIVKPLEGSQTLFHWQQLAQPHLGTILDPRPGVVTKGFTPLSEADGYHLSDFEEDEEERDEGITFQVQQSPLEEKKLTVPKSLAGIFLPPTNLATVSLAASNPGKCLSSTNSTFTFTTCRILHPSDITQVTPSASYAPLCSGSGSSSSSTVTSSPSASYRLSIGEFLTSTRDSTITFSTSLAKLLQEQGISAKVYNSPVLEKAPPFQSLKILAVPSTPPNSPLHSPCPSPLPFESRVNASENFLASRPAETLLQEMYGQKTSNPPDAGQLKMNLVERLKKLGIVRAVKQPEAGDSGKVQGAKSGLHRPDSAAYVSAGSNLMGGLRRNHSLPVLIGALGGPVSTSSAKMGILEEN
- the TRAK2 gene encoding trafficking kinesin-binding protein 2 isoform X4, with product MNFNHRDSENITALLELPPSSLAGPRKHAQVLGTDRRELVTNNCNDVEVVTHLLAERDRDLELAARIGQALLKRNHILTEQNEALEEQLGQAFDKVHQLQHELTKKDELLRVVSIASEESETDSSCSTPLRFNESFNLSQSLLQLDILQDKLRELEEENISLRTKACHLKTETMTYEEKEQQLVSDCVKEIRETNAQIARMSEELARKNEELLQYQEEISSLLSQIVDLQHKIKEHVIEKEELKLHLQASKDAQRQLTAELHDLQERSAECLGMLHESQEEAKGLRSKASHAALLCRPQSCGAFPVESLAAEIEGTMRRELSLDEESLSKQKVQQKRIFDTVRVANVARGRSALCPAPLPIPGSNRSSVVMTAKPFHSDLRQVEGKTTPSQKTSSENLSNREAQKLSHPGIPGQNDLATALHRLSLRRQNYLSEKQFFEEEWERQMSLLTDQKEEFSGCSTPVESCLSLGSSTELTDFSGTSSNSLRSLLPDKLQIVKPLEGSQTLFHWQQLAQPHLGTILDPRPGVVTKGFTPLSEADGYHLSDFEEDEEERDEGITFQVQQSPLEEKKLTVPKSLAGIFLPPTNLATVSLAASNPGKCLSSTNSTFTFTTCRILHPSDITQVTPSASYAPLCSGSGSSSSSTVTSSPSASYRLSIGEFLTSTRDSTITFSTSLAKLLQEQGISAKVYNSPVLEKAPPFQSLKILAVPSTPPNSPLHSPCPSPLPFESRVNASENFLASRPAETLLQEMYGQKTSNPPDAGQLKMNLVERLKKLGIVRAVKQPEAGDSGKVQGAKSGLHRPDSAAYVSAGSNLMGGLRRNHSLPVLIGALGGPVSTSSAKMGILEEN